The Myxococcus virescens genome includes the window GCCTGGGGGGGGCCTCGTGCCGGGGCCCACCTCGCACAGACCGTGGGCAAGCCCAGGTGCTCCAGAATTGCCCGCACCCCGGGGGGCCCTTCACGTACGCCAAGACCCGCCGCCTGCCTCCACACCTCGCGCAGCCGAACATGTCGAAGTCGAACGTCCTCCTGAGCAACTCGGCCCGGTCTACTCGCGGTGTCTGCTCCTTCATCCGCTCCTTCCTGGCCGCTGCCTCAAGCCCCGCGCGCACCTCCTCCGCACCTGCTTGAGGGAACAGCAGTCAATTCGGAAACAAGATTACCCACGTGCGGTTGTCCGGCCGGGACATCCCCGTGCCCCGCATCACGCCGGGTGGGGTGAACAAGAGCGGCGACTTCATCATCATGGGAGACGTTGACGGCATCATTGGCGTCACCACGGGCCAGCCCGAGGCGTGGACGGACAACGGGCTGTTTCGCACCCAAAATCCCCAGCAATTCACGCAGGACGGCTCCCGCGTGCTCACCCATACCGGCGACCACTCCTATGTCGAATGGTGGAGCTGGAGCTTCGGCCCGCGCCCCCAGGGCATTCGCGTGCTGGACCGAAACCTCCAGGACTCCGCGGGCGTCTTCCCGGTCCAGGGTGAATCACGAGCAGTGTTGCGACAGAAGAACGGAAGCGTGTGCCTCGCTACGCTGGAGCCCACAGGAACCCAACCGTGGAAGATTGGCCCTCCACTGAAGAACGTGCCGCGCAAGGGCATGCTGGTTCCGTTCCTGGTGGGAGACACGGTGTATTAGAGCACCTAACGAAAGTAAGGGCTGGAGTAGTCGCTTGCCCTGGAGTGGTCGCCTGTCCTGCGCATGCCCACCTTTCGGAAATGGTCCGAGAGCTCGTCCCCGACGCATTTTGGCAGCGTGTGGCCCCGCTGCTGCCAGCACCGAAGCCAAAGAAGAAGTCCGGACGTCCTCGTGCAGATGACCGCGCGGCCCTGGAGGCCATCGTCTTCGTGCTTCGCAGCGGAATCCCTTGGGAGATGCTGCCTCGCAAGCAATTCGGCCTCTCCGGGATGACTGCCTGGCGCCGGCTGGAGGAGTGGACGCGAGCGGGCGTGTGGGAGGAACTGCAGCGCCGACTCCTGGACGAG containing:
- a CDS encoding transposase, which encodes MVRELVPDAFWQRVAPLLPAPKPKKKSGRPRADDRAALEAIVFVLRSGIPWEMLPRKQFGLSGMTAWRRLEEWTRAGVWEELQRRLLDE